In a genomic window of Scheffersomyces stipitis CBS 6054 chromosome 4, complete sequence:
- the HMC3 gene encoding hypothetical protein (hypothetical multicopy protein occurs in multiple copies through genome) produces MSNFSTNASSTGRSESPEEQTFSPITASLLAEAIREQANQLLEKQSDEFEAKFLSLQNQIHDILTLISAEKSGNRKGVSRNTDDSSTITSTNSDINLIQSSIESSSVLADDDLSVNISAPPKIEHSPSFKSSKHSAEKTFNLFERTNDTIRKSQKRFHESWRKLPKLNDSSVELWSRALQELNSDPDYKALSKANFKVDWNSFESRTGLHGNELKYYYDCWKDDLIAPYCNNTLSILAATRDHTVTLEDLIEYTSEHADDAKTMSILEEVQRRYRIDISCKDYVSELRGKNTHDYDRIIQFIDGIPSDLYGTISHYCNQRHDGNCIIAAATANFYYKEFMTKENFHYPTPNTFQKKMISTPGFSGKVLSDSSKSRTNSKHRKDRSNYNNYSQNKSSLENNQKSHRRQTDNVNHN; encoded by the coding sequence ATGTCCAATTTTTCCACAAATGCTCTGTCGACTGGTAGATCGGAACTGCCAGAAGAACAGACATTCAGTCCCATCACTGCAAGTCTTCTCGCAGAAGCGATTAGGGAACAAGCAaatcaattgcttgagAAACAATCAGACGAATTTGAGGCTAAATTTCTACTGcttcaaaaccaaattcATGATATCCTAACGCTTATTTCTGCCGAGAAAAGTGGTAACAGAAAAGGAGTTTCGAGAAATACTGACGATTCTTCGACCATTACGAGTACTAATAGTGATATTAATCTTATTCAATCTAGTATTGAGTCTAGTTCGGTGCTCGCTGATGATGACTTAAGTGTAAACATCAGTGCTCCACCTAAAATTGAACACTCTCCATCGTTTAAATCAAGTAAACATTCTGCTGAAAAAACATTCAATTTATTTGAAAGAACTAACGATACGATTCGAAAGTCTCAGAAACGCTTTCATGaatcttggagaaaatTACCCAAGCTCAATGATAGCAGCGTTGAACTCTGGTCCAGGGCTCTTCAGGAACTAAACAGTGACCCAGACTATAAAGCTTTGTCTAAGGCAAACTTCAAAGTAGACTGGAACAGTTTCGAATCCAGAACTGGACTCCATGGTAATGAACTTAAATACTACTACGATTGCTGGAAGGATGATCTCATTGCACCTTATTGCAATAATACTTTGAGTATTCTTGCTGCTACCCGAGATCATACTGTCACCCTTGAAGATCTAATTGAGTACACATCGGAGCATGCAGATGATGCTAAAACGATGTCTATACTTGAGGAAGTGCAACGACGCTACCGAATCGATATACTGTGTAAAGACTATGTCTCAGAATTGAGAGGCAAAAACACGCATGATTATGACCGTATAATTCAATTTATTGACGGTATTCCTTCCGACCTATATGGCACCATTAGTCACTACTGTAACCAAAGACACGATGGCAATTGTATAATAGCTGCCGCTACGGCCAATTTCTATTATAAAGAATTTATGACCAAGGAGAATTTTCATTACCCTACCCCCAACACTTtccaaaagaaaatgatcaGTACACCTGGTTTCTCTGGTAAAGTTTTATCTGATTCCTCTAAATCAAGAACGAATTCCAAACACAGAAAAGACAGGAGTAACTATAATAATTATTCTCAAAATAAACTGCTGTTGGAGAATAACCAGAAATCGCACAGAAGACAAACGGACAATGTTAATCACAACTAA
- the SAD1 gene encoding secondary alcohol dehydrogenase (SADH1) (go_function alcohol dehydrogenase activity, zinc-dependent; zinc ion binding), which translates to MSIPKTQVAYGYVPGKKTIQCFPNHPVQTPGDNQVLLKIEAAGMCHSDHNILLSGPLAGGKGEPKMVMGHEIAGQIVQVGKNLEKSDIYEIGGRFAVTIAKACGECEMCRGGVDNACGNSVMAYGLNCDGGFQQYLLIDNLRTLLPIPEGMSYEDAAVSTDAVLTPFHAIQKVRDLLHPTTKVLVQGLGGLGLNAVQILKSYNCNIVACDIKEESRELAKGLGAAETYANIGDSSHSIESFDLCFDFVGIDITFKNSQSYVKNHGKIVMVGLGRYKLSTLNFELARRDVEIIFNFGGTSLEQIECMKWISLGRIKPVAQVVDMEQLPNYMEKLANNAIKGRMVFRPNFRKSNL; encoded by the coding sequence ATGTCCATCCCAAAAACACAAGTTGCTTACGGTTATGTCCCCGGCAAGAAGACGATTCAATGTTTCCCCAACCACCCAGTGCAGACCCCAGGAGATAACCAggttttgttgaagatcgAGGCTGCTGGTATGTGCCATAGCGACCACAACATCCTCCTTTCTGGCCCTCTTGCAGGCGGTAAAGGTGAACCTAAGATGGTAATGGGTCATGAGATTGCTGGCCAGATTGTCCAAGTCGGAAAGAACCTCGAAAAATCCGATATCTACGAAATCGGTGGCCGCTTCGCTGTGACGATCGCCAAAGCATGTGGAGAGTGTGAGATGTGCCGGGGAGGTGTAGATAACGCTTGTGGAAATTCTGTAATGGCCTACGGATTGAATTGCGACGGAGGGTTCCAGCAATACTTGTTGATCGACAACTTGAGAACGTTATTGCCTATTCCAGAAGGCATGAGCTACGAGGACGCTGCTGTTTCTACTGATGCCGTCTTGACTCCCTTCCATGCAATTCAGAAAGTCAGAGACTTGCTCCATCCCACCACGAAAGTGTTGGTCCAGGGCTTGGGTGGTCTTGGTTTGAATGCTGtccagatcttgaagagctaCAACTGCAATATCGTCGCCTGCGAcatcaaggaagaaagtaGAGAATTGGCCAAGGGCCTTGGAGCAGCGGAAACCTACGCCAACATCGGGGACTCCAGTCATTCAATAGAGAGCTTTGACCTCTGTTTTGACTTTGTCGGTATTGACATCACCTTTAAGAACAGTCAGAGCTACGTAAAAAACCATGGAAAGATCGTAATGGTGGGCTTGGGAAGGTACAAGTTGAGCACTTTGAACTTCGAGCTCGCAAGAAGAGATGTCGAGattatcttcaatttcggAGGCACTTCTTTGGAGCAAATTGAGTGTATGAAGTGGATCTCCTTGGGCAGAATCAAGCCTGTAGCCCAGGTTGTGGACATGGAACAGTTGCCTAACTACATGGAgaagttggccaacaaCGCTATCAAGGGAAGAATGGTTTTCAGACCCAATTTCAGAAAATCCAATTTGTAG